The Acinonyx jubatus isolate Ajub_Pintada_27869175 chromosome D1, VMU_Ajub_asm_v1.0, whole genome shotgun sequence genome includes a window with the following:
- the TEX12 gene encoding testis-expressed protein 12 — MMASQVVKPDTRNCKRPRELEPQMPDSPHLSSLGKSDSSLSESSGLFYKDESLEKDLNDMSKEINLMLSAYAKILSERAAVDASYIDEIDGLFKEANTIENFLIQKRELLRQRFTVIANTLHR; from the exons ATGATGGCGAGTCAAGTTGTAAAACCTGATACTAGAAATTGCAAGAGACCAAGAGAGCTGGAG CCTCAAATGCCAGATAGTCCACATCTGTCCTCTCTTGGAAAATCAGATTCCTCTTTGTCTGAAAGCTCTGGACTATTTTATAAAGATGAATCCCTGGAGAAAGATTTGAATG ACATGAGCAAAGAAATTAATCTAATGTTGTCTGCATATGCAAAGATCTTAAG tGAGAGAGCAGCAGTAGATGCATCTTATATTGACGAGATAGATGGACTCTTCAAAGAAGCCAATACTATTGAAAACTTTCTAATACAAAAAAGAGAGCTCCTGAGACAGAGATTTACAGTGATTGCAAACACACTGCACAGATAA
- the IL18 gene encoding interleukin-18, with the protein MTAIPVDDCINFVGMKFIDNTLYFVADSDENLETDYFGKLEHKLSTLRNLNDQVLFINQGDQPVFEDMPDSDCTDNAPRTEFIIYMYKDSLTRGLAVTISVNYKTMSTLSCENKIISFKEMSPPESINDEGNDIIFFQRSVPGHDDKIQFESSLYKGYFLACEKEKDLFKLILKKKDENGDKSIMFTVQNKN; encoded by the exons ATGACTGCTATACCAGTAGATGATTGCATCAACTTTGTGGGAATGAAATTTATTGACAATACACTTTACTTTGTAG ctgACAGTGATG AAAACCTGGAAACAGATTACTTTGGCAAGCTTGAACATAAACTCTCAACCTTACGAAACTTGAACGACCAAGTTCTCTTCATTAACCAGGGAGATCAACCTGTGTTTGAGGATATGCCTGATTCTGACTGtacag ataATGCACCCCGGACTgaatttatcatatatatgtataaagataGCCTCACTAGAGGTCTGGCAGTAACCATCTCTGTGAATTATAAGACCATGTCTACTCTCTCCTGTGagaacaaaattatttcctttaag gAAATGAGTCCTCCTGAGAGTATCAATGATGAAGGAAATGACATCATATTCTTTCAGAGAAGTGTTCCAGGACACGATGATAAGATACAATTTGAGTCTTCATTGTACAAGGGGTACTTTCTAGcttgtgaaaaagagaaagatcttttcaaactcattttgaaaaaaaaggatgaaaatgggGATAAGTCCATAATGTTCACTGTTCAAAACAAGAATTAG